Part of the Polyangium spumosum genome is shown below.
TGGCTGCTCGACCTCCTGGCGAACCTCTATTCGGACGGCGGCGCGCCGGTCTCGGCGCTCCCGTTCAGCGAGGAGGCGCTCCGGCGCGCCCACGTGTTGCCCGAGAAGCTCGCCCAGCAGCTCCGGGCGTCGTACGAGGAGATCGCGGCGGCGGCGCGGGGGAGCTGATCCTGATTCAGCCAGCCGCCCTCGTTGCCCGCGTGAGCGCCGTCCGGATCGCCCACGCGGCGAGCATCGCATTCACCAGGAAAAACCCGAGGAAGAGCCACCGCCCCGAGACCTCGGCGGCCCGCGCGTGCTCTGCATAAAGGGCCACGAAATCGACGGCCGTGATGCGCAGGACCTCGCGCACGACCGTCGTCCCGAGGATCACCAAGAAGAGCCCCGCCGACGCGACGGCCAGAGCTCTCCCGCGCCCCGCCTCGGCCCGGAGCAACCCCAGAAACCCCGCCGCTTCCACGACGACGCCGATCGCCGCCGCGACGAGCCACGGCCTCGCCATGGGCCCGATCGCGTGCGCCCTCGCCTCGGGCCCCACGAGCGTCGCGTATCCCGCCGCGCACGCGCCGGCGACGACGAGCCCCCCGAGCCCGATCCACGCGACGCTCCGGAACGACGCCGCGTCCGCGAGCTTCCCGGCCCGCTCGCGCCGGTGCAATTGCCAACCGAGCAACACCGAGAGCGTCGGGAGCGCGCCGAGCGTCCAGAGGAGCATCCGCGGCAGGATCTCGCCGTTCTCGTAGATCATCGCCTTCGACGCGTACATCGGCGCCCACGCCGCCTCGCTCCGCGCGAGCAGGTAGTTCTCCGTCCACGAGAGCGCCGTGAACAGGAAACACGCGAGCGCCCCCATCGGCACGAGCACCCCGAGGCGCGGGCGCTCCTTCACGAACGCCGTCTTCTGCGCATAGAGCAGGTAAAACCCGACGATCAGCGCCGGCAGGATGAGCATCCAGCGGTGGAAGAGCAGCAGGTTCGCCGTGTAAAACGATTTTTTGTAGAGGATCTGGATGAAGAGCAGCGGCGCGATCCCCGCCGTGATCGCGGCCGAGAGCGCGAACGGGAGCCAGTCGCGGAGCAGGTCCACGATCGCGTCGTTCGCCTCGGTTTTCCCGCGGATCCTCCGGACGACGAGGACGCCCGTCCCCGCGAGGACGTAGTTCATGAACACCACGTGCGAGACGAGCGTGAGCACGAACGTCACGAGGTAAAATGCGGTCGGCCCGGGGAATCCGAAGGGGAAGGGGCTGTCCATGATGACCTACTTTTTCACCGAGGCAGGGCGCGTCGTATACCCGGGCGCCGTGCCGGCCTCGTCGAGCCAGCGCTTGATCTGCGCGAGCGTGGCCGCGTCGTTCGTCACCTCGAAGGGGCTCGGCCTCTCGGCGGCCTCCCACTCGATGTACCGCACGAGCGCCTCGAGCTCCTCCGGCGTGCCGGCGAACGGCGGCATGAACGGCTTCGTGTGCTGGAGCTTCGCCACGTTGAGCCGCGTCTGCTCGCCCGTCCACGTGCCCGCGAGGTGCACGATCCCGTTCACGCCGCCCATCGTGTGGCAAACGCTGCACTGAAACCGGTACACCTTCGCCCCGAGGCGCACCTGATCATTCGGGAACACCTGGTCGTCCCGCAGCGGGTAGGGGTCGCGCGTGACCGAGCCCTCCTCCCGAAGCGTCACGATCTCCGCGGGCGTCATCGCGTTCGAGTAGAGCGTCTCGCGCACGGTGAAGGGCTTGCGCGCGCCCTCGCGGACGAACTCGCCGCCCGCGCTCGCCGCGAACCCGAGCGCCACGAGCAGCGACGCGGTCGCGCCGTTGACGTTGAGGCGGCGCCAGAGCAGGCCGACGATCGCGTAGAGTCCGACGAGCAGCGACGCGCCCGCGCCGACCCCGAAGAACATGCTCATCGCGGGGCTGCCGCCGAGCACCCAGCTCCGGCTGTCCTTCGGCATCGCGAAGAGGTACCAGGCCCCGAGCAGGGGCATGAGCGCCATCGGCGCGAGGAGGTGCGCCGCCCGATGCAGGAGCTCTTTTTTCTCGTCCTGCTCGAGCGTGGGTGAGACGCTGAGCACGAGCGCCGCGACGAGGGCCGCGATCGCCATGGCCGCGACGGTGCGGAAGAAGAGCGACGGCCAGAACGTGGGGTTGAAGAAGCCGGCCCAGAGATCGCCGCCCTCGAGCCAGGCGCCCGGCGTGAGCTGCCACGAGAGAATGCCGTTGATCCAGAACAAGCTGAACCACGACGCCGTCGTGTAGAGCCCGAGCAAGAAGAGACGCGAGCGGCTGTCGAGGTCCTTGCCGTAGCGGTAGAAGCAATATCCGGCGATCACCTCGAGCGCGAAGAACGTCCACTCCGTGGCCCATACCCAGTGGAACGTGTCCACCATGAGCCCGATCGTCCGGGGGCTCGTCTGGATCGAGGTGAACCACATCCCGACGCCGGTCAGGGCGCCGACGACGAAGCTCACGAGCACGAGGACCTTGAAGTAGCCGTCCGTGAACCGCCGCGCGGACGGGAGTTTTCCCTTGCCCGAGAGCCACTCGAAATACGTCATCAGCGCGCCGCCGCCGATGGCGAACTGCGCCAGAAAGACGTGGAAGATGCCGAGTCCCCCGATGACCAGGCCCTTCATGAGGGGACCAAAATCGTTCGTGGGGTAGTAGGGCACGCCGAGCGTTGAGGTATCCACGTTGACACCCTGGATGTAAGGGGTGCCCGGCGCGCTTTTCAATGGCAAAATCGCCGCGGTCGGGCCCGCGGGATGCGGCAGGTTGCCGCGGGACGTGGCGCGGCGGCCGGTGGATCGTCGGCGCGCCTCCGTTCGTCTCGAGACCTGCTACCGTGCGCGCCCGTGCCCGGTCGGTGGTTCGTCATGGTCGTGCTCGCTCTCGCGCTCGCGGGGTGCAAGGCGAGCTCGAACGAGGAGCGGAGGCCCGCGAAGCCAGGCCCGAGCGCGTCCGCCGCGGCGCCGTCCGCGCCGCTGCCCGAGGGCGGGGTAGGGGAAGCCAGCGAGATCCACGAGCGACGAGCGGACGCTGGCGCTCCGGACGCGGCGGTCGCAGGCGAGAGGCCGCTGCACCACGCGACGCAGGAGGGGCTGCTCGCGCTGATCTCGATCGCGCCGGGGAAGAAGTGGCGGAAGCGGGATCCGGGCGAGTTCTTGCGGCGCTACGTGGGGCCTGACGGGCCAGGACAAACGAACCAGGGCAACCCGGCGCTCGCCCGGCACGTGATCGGCCGGGCGCAATGCCTCGAAGGGCTGCGCGGGGTCACCCTGCAGACGGAGGCGCAGCGCGAGATGTGCGGCGGGCACGAGAACATGGTGCCCATTTACGCGGGCGGCGACGCGGCGAAGGCGAGAGCGTGCATCGACGTCTTCGAGTACCCGAACCGCGCCTGCGAGCTGCCCATGGTCTGGGTGCCGCCGGCCCACGCGGCGGCGCTCTGCGAGCTCCAGGGCAAGCGCCTCTGCACGCAGGACGAGTGGGTCCTCGCCTGCCGCGGTGACCCCGAGGGAGGCGCGCCGAGCACCTACGCCTACGGGAGCGAGCTCGACCTCGATATTTGCAACACCAACAAGCCGGCGGCGAAGTGGTCGGACAAACCTTGTGATCCGCGGACGATCGACACGACCTGGGCGACGTGCGCGACGAACACGGAGCCCGCGGGCTCGTCCCCGAGGTGCCGCTCGCGGTTCGGGGTCTACGATCAGCACGGCAACGTGGCCGAGGCGATGACGCGGTTCGATCCCGAGGAGGACAAGGTGGTCTCGCAGCTCAAGGGGAGCGCGTTTTTTTACGTCGACGTGGCGCGCAGGCTCGACGAGCCGCCGCGGCGCGAGGTGTACTCGGACCACTGCGCGCACGATCCCCGCTGGCACGTGCAGCCGATCCGGAAGGCGTTCCACGTGAATTACCATCTCGGGTTTCGGTGCTGCTTCACGAGGGGGAAGGGCTCCGGCGGGTGAGCGGTCACCTCGGGGGCGATCCAATGCGGATCCGCGCCGCGCGCGCGAGCGCCGCGAGCCGGTGGAAGAGTTTTCCGCGGCTGACCCCATAGTGCTGGGCGAGCTCGTCGAGCGTCATGTCTTCGAGGAAATAGGCGACGAACAGGGCGCGCTCCTCGTCCAGCATGATGGAGAGGGCCGCGTCGACGAGGCGCGCGGCGTTCGCCCGTTCGTCGAGGTCGGACCCGGGCGCGCGGGCCCGCGCGAGCCCACGATGCCCGAGCTCCTCGTATTCGTGCCGCGCCAGGCGGAGGAAGTTCTGGCCGAGGTGCCAGGTGATCCTCTCGATCCAGGCGCGCCTTCGCCCCTCCGAGGCGTCCTGCACCTCGTGCCAGCGCGGGAGAGCGATCTCGAACGCGTGCTGGACGATCTCCCTCGCGTCCTCCGGCGAGACGCCCAGGCGGCGGAGGCGCCTGCGAAGGAGCCGGACGGTGCTCTTGTAGAGATCGGCTTGCGCCTGCGCGAGCGGCGTGCGGGCAGAGTTCCGGGTCACACCTCCAAAATTTGTTGGCGAGCTCGACTTCTTAAAAAATCTCAGAATTCTGCGAGGGCCGGATTCGCAATATCGCTCGCCGAAATCGTCCCGGAAATCATGGTTGAGCTGCGGCTTCTGTTATCCTGGCCCCATGCTCCCGCTCCGCGCCATCTTCCGGGGCCCGCGCGTCTGCCTCCGCGCGCCTCGCGCCTCGGACGCGCCGCGTATCGTCGAAATTCGCGCTCGATCCCGCGAGTTTCTCCGGCCCTGGGTGCCCGTCCCCGGCCCCGACGAATTCGACGTCACCCTGGCGCGCGCCCGCATTCAGCGGGATCGCCGCGATATACGCGCCGATCGCCACTACCGATTCTGCATGACCCTCGGCGAGGCCGGCCCCGTCATCGGCCGCGTCGCCCTCTCCCAGGTCTTTCGCGGCATCTTCCAGAACGCCTACCTCGGCTACTGGATCGACGTCGAGCACCACGGCCGAGGCCTCACCACCGAGGGCGTGCGGCTCGCGCTCGACGTCGCTTTCCGCGAGATCGGCCTTCACCGCGTCCAGGCCGCCATCATGCCCCACAACGCCGCGAGCCTCGGCGTCGCGCGCAAATGTGGCTTCCGGCAGGAGGGCCGCGCCGAGCGATACCTCCAGATCGCCGGCCAGTGGCAGGACCACTTGCTCTTCGCCATCACGGCCGAAGATTGGGTAGACCTGCCGCGCTAGACCGCTTCGATCAGATCCTTCGCCATCGCCAGCGCGCCGCGCACGCCGACCAGCGGATCCGTCACCACGGCGATCGGGATCTCGGCCATGAGCGCCGCGAAGCGCCCCTTCTTGCGGAACCCGTCGAGGAACTGCTTTCGTCGCCCGAGCACGATGTGCCGCGCGATGTTGCCCACCACGAACACGCCCCCGAGCGCGAGCTGCTTCAGCGCGAGGTTGCCCGCCTCGGCGCCGTAGATCGAGGCGAAGAGGTCCACCGCCTTCGCCGCCGCGCGTGACGCGCCGGACAAACCGAGCTCCGCGATCGTGGCGTTCCGATCCCCCTCCGAGAGCCGCCGCTCCGTCGCTTTCGTCTCGCGCCCGCCGCGCGCCACGAAGAAATCGTAGAGCGCCCCGAGCCCATCCCCCGAGAGCACGCGCTCGTAGCTCACGTGATCCGGGAACCGCTTCGAAAGGAACTGGAAGAGCTCCACCTCGAGCGCGTCACGCGCCGCGAAATCCACGTGCCCGCCCTCGGTCGGCAGCACGAGGTGCCTCGACCCGTCCCACACGAGATGCGCCTCGCCGAGCCCCGTCCCGGCCGCGATCACGGCCACGCTCCGGCCCTTCGACGTCGGCCGCGCCTCGCCGAGCGGCACCACGACGTCCGCGGGCAGGTGCAAGCAGCCACGCGCCGCGACCGCGAGATCGTTCACGAGGACCACGCGACCGAGCGACAAGCTCCGCGCGAGCTTCACCTCGTCGAGCTTCCACGGCAGGTTCGTCACGGTCGCCGCCCGATTCCGGATCGGCCCCGCCACCCCGAGCACCGCGACCTTCGGCGGCGGATGATCGGCGCTGCCCAGGAAGCTCCGCGCGATCTCCTCGAACGTCGCGTGCTCGCGGCTCGGCAACACCGCTTCGAGCAGCAACCTCTTGCCGCGGCCGTCGTAGAGCGAGAGCCGCGTGCGCGTGCCGCCGATGTCGCCGACGAGGATGGATCCCGAGACGCCGCGCTTCTTCATCATGACCTTTCGATCCCGTACGAACATCGACGCGGGAAAGCAAGTTACAGCTTCAGCCGCACGTCGTGGAGGAACCACGTGACCTTGCCCCGCGCCCGGAGCAGCACGCGCGCCGGCACCTCCTCTTCCGACCCATCACGCAGCGCTGCCTCGAGAGGTTTTTTCTTCTGCTTGCCGCGCGCGATGCCCATGACGAACAGCGCCTCGCAGAGCACCGGCGCCGTGAGCGTGAGCCGCGCTTCGAGGCCCTTGTGCGGCTGCGCGGGGATCGCCGCGACGAGGCGATCGTCGATCGTCGTCGAGCCCATCCCCGGGAAGAGCGAAGCCGTGTGCCCGTCGTCGCCGATGCCGACCGTGAGCACGTCGAACGCGACCGCGCTCGCGACGCCGAACGTGCGCCGCAAGCGCGCCTCGTACCGCGCCGCCGCCGCCGCGAGATCCGGATCGTCCGCCTCCATCCGGTGCACCCGCTCCGGCGGGGCACGATCGAGCCCGAGATCCGCGAACGCGGCCCCGTAGTTCGATCGCTCCGAGGCCACATCCACCGCGCGCTCGTCCACCCAGAACCAGTCGATCCGATCGAGCGGCAGATCCATCTGCGCGAGCCTGCGGTGGATCGGACGTGGCGTCGATCCTCCGGAGAGCGCCACCCGCGCTGTCCCATGCTTCGACACGGCGCCCTTGATCAGCCCTTCCAGGGCCTTGGCAACACTGTCCACGTAACTCGCCTCGTACTCGGGCCCGAACGAGATGACGTGGTAGCGCGTCTCGGCGACCCTCGTCCTCCTCGCGGTCCGGGTCCACTGCGCTGCGAGCAGGACCGACGCCTCGAGCACCCGATCTCCCTCCATCGCGTCGATCGCCTTCACCAGCACCCACGCCTCGTCCCGCTGCCCGAGCGCGTGCTCGTGCGACGAGACCCGCGCCCCGCGCCGCGTCCACGCGACCTGCTTCGGGCTGTCCTGGTCGCGCACGCACGCGAGCGAGAGCGGCTCTCCTTCGATCGACGTCTCGATCCAGATGCCCGTGATCTGCCCCGGCGGAAGGCCCTCCCGCGGATCGTCGCGCAGCGAGATCCGGACGGCTTCACCGCGCCGGTCCCGCGCCTCGTCGGCCTTCTCCGGGAAGGTCCAGCCGAGCCGCGAGCCGAGCCAGCCGAGGAACATCGCCGCGGGCTCCGTCACGCCGCCCGGCGTGCGGCCCACCGTGACCTCGCGGATCGACAGAAGCGCCGAGGGCGCGTCGTCGAAGAACCGCGCCACGAGCTCGCGCCACTGGTACGTTCGGACGAACTCGCGATCCCCCACGCAGCCAGCCGCGGTTTTTTGCCCGATCTCCTCGATCTCCGTCGCGCTCGTGTGCGCCGAGTCCACGATGATCCGATCGGCTCGCGGCACGAGCGAGGACCAGAGCTCGTACGGCGCGTCGCGGCCGATCTCCACGACGACGGGCACCTCGGCGAGCGCGAGCGCCGCCACGACCGAGCCTGCGCGCTCGCCGGCCGTCTCGCCGAACGAGAGCTCGATCCAGTCCTGGCAGATGGGCGTCGTCCCCCCGTCGAGCCGGCACGCCGCGCGCACGTCGTACCGCACGTCGAGCGGCGCGAGCGCCTCGTCGATCGACAGCACGAACGAGCGCCCGGGGTGCGTGTCCACGAGTGCGTCGGTCGTCTCGCGCGCGCGCTCGAGCTCCGACGGCGCCGCGACGTACACGAAGCTCATCGTCGACGAGCGCACCTTCGTCATCGGCGCGCCTGCTTGCTCGTCCGGCGACGACCAGAACGACGCGAGCTCCGCTTCGATCCGCGCGAGCGCCTGGCCGACCGGGAGCGCCGTCACGGCTTCCTCCACTTGTCGCCCGGCACGAGCAGCCGATCCGCCTCCGCGGGCCCCCAGCTCCCCGCCTCGTACGTCGCGACGGGCGCGTCCTCTTCGCGCCAGCCCGTGAGGATCGGATCGATGAAGCCCCACTGCGCCTCGACCTCGTCGGCGCGCGTGAACAACGTCGCGTCCCCGCGCATCGCGTCGAGCAAGAGCCGCTCGTAGGCCTCCGGCGTGCTCGATCCGAACGCCGTCCCGTAGCGGAAATCCATCGCCACGTTCCGCATCGCCATCCCGCCGCCCGGCACCTTCGTCGCGAAGCGCAGCGCGATCCCTTCATCCGGCTGGATGCGCACCACGAGCACGTTGGGCTCGTCCTCGCCGCGCCGGATGCTCGGCGGCGGACCTCCGTCGAGCCCCGCCGGCGCGTCGCGGAAGAGCCGGTGCGGCAGCGGCTTGAAGTGCAGCGCCACCTCCGCGCAACGCTTCGCGAGCCGCTTGCCCGAGCGCAGGTAAAACGGCACGCCGCCCCAGCGGAAGCTGTCGATCCGGAGCGACATCGCCACGTACGTCTCCGTCTTCGAGTCCGGATCGACGTCGGGCTCCTCGCGATAGCCGGGCACCCGGTCGCCGCGCACCGCGCCTGCCACGTACTGCGCGCGCACCGTCTTCTCCAGCACCTCGCGCCCGCGGATGGGCCGGAGTGCGCGCAGCACCTTCACCTTCTCGTCGCGCACCGCGTCCGCGTCCCACGACGACGGCGGCTCCATCGTCACCATCGTGAGGAGCTGCAGCGCGTGGTTCTGCACGATGTCGCGCGTGATGCCCGTCTGATCGTAGAACTTGCCGCGCCCCTCGACCCCGAGCTCCTCGGCCACCGTGATCTGCACGTGGCTCACGTGTTGCCGCGACCAGAGCGGCTCGAAGATCGTGTTGCCGAACCGGAAGACGAGCAGGTTCTGCACCGTCTCCTTCCCGAGGTAGTGATCGATCCGGTAGATCTGCCGCTCGTCGAGGCAAGCGAGGAGCTGCCTGTTCAGCGCGTGCGCGCTCGCGAGATCCTCGCCGAACGGTTTTTCCACGACCACCCGCTGGTAACAGGCGTCCGGCGCTTCCGAGGGTGGCTCGATGAGCTTCGCGTCGCAGAGCCCGCGCACGATCGCGGGCACCTCCGTCGGCGCGACCGCCAGGTAAAACACCCGGTTTTGCCGCATCCCGCGCTCGACCTCGAGCCGCCCGAGCTCCGCCGCGAGCCGCTCGTACGTGGCCGGATCGTTGAAGTCCCCCTGCACGTAGGCCAGGCCCTTCTCGAGCTCGCACCACGTCGCCTCGTCGAGCGGCCTGCGCCGGGAGAACTTCGCCACCGCCTCGCGCATTTCCCGGCCGAACTCGGGCTTCGGCCGCCGCGCCACCCCGACGGCCGCGAACCCGCCCGGCAAGAGCCGGCTCAGCGCGAGGTTGTAGATCGCCGGCAGGAGCTTGCGCCGCGTCAGATCCCCGCTCGCCCCGAAGATCACGACCGTGCACGGCCGCACGGTCCGCTCGTCGGGCATGCCCTCGCGGAGCGGGTTTTCCAGGGCGGCGACGTCCTCCGAAAACGACATGCGTATCTCCCCTCGCGGGACGTCCCGCGTCCCTCGGGCGAGGCTACCAGAGCCTCGCCCCCGACGTCGGCGCGCGACGTTTGGTTGATATCTTTGCTACGGGCCCGGCCCTGGCTACCCTCTCGGCCACGTATGGCAGACGCAAGCCTCCCGCGCGTCCGGGTCCCTCATCCGCACGTGCGCTGCGACGCGAGGATCCTCGCCGGCAGCCCCCACGTCGAAGGATCACGCGTGCCCGTTCGGCGCCTCTGGGTCTGGCACCGCGGCGGCGCCTCGGTCGAGACGCTCCTGCGCCGCTACCCGAACCTCGGCCCGGCCCGCATCCTCGACGCGCTCTCCTTCGCGTACGACAACCAGGATCTCATCGACGCCGACCTCGCCCGCGAGCAGGCGCTCTTCGAGAAGCAAGGCGGCCCCTCCGTCGGCGCCCGCCCCCTCGCGCAGCTCGAGCTGCCTTTTGACCCCGACGCCGCGGAGAACACGCCGCCCCCCAAGCAACCCATGCTCCCCGGCATGTCCGTGTCCGCGCCTGCACCTTTGCCTGCGCCTTCGGTGTCCGCCCCGACCAAACCGGCGGCGTCCGCGACAAAACCTGCACGTAAGCGCTAGGCCCGAGCAGTCCCTCGGCGATCCAACGGTCTTTACAGCCCGGCGAGACTAGGGCACAAGGGCGACCGTGCTGGGAGGGATCGACGCGGGGCGTCTGGGCAGCTCTTCGCCTGGTGGGCTCCGTTTGCGGGACCTGCCACTTGGCAGAGACACGCGGCTCGGCGCCCAGCGCGTCCGCACACAGAGAGGCGCCCGCCCGGGTGCCGGAGGGTTTCTCAGATGAGCGTCAATCGTTGGAAGTTGTTCTCCATGCCGGTCGTGGTCCTCGGGATCGCCTCGCCGCTGCTCGCGAACTGCGGCGGCAAGCTCCCCGGCGTCGGCGGCGTCGAGGTCCCCGACGCGGTGACGGAGGGCATGGAGGCCGCGAAGGGCTGCGACGAGTTCAAGAGCGGCGATTTCGGCTCGCTCGCGATCAAGGGTGACGCGAAGGTCCAGGGCAAGATCAAGTCGTTCCTCCAGGTCTCGTACGACGTGAACAAGACCGTCGTCGACCTCGAGAAGGGCCTCATCGCCTCCTGCGGCGCGCTCGGCAAGGACCTCGGCATGAAGGAGGACGAGCTGCGCGCCGAGGTCGGCGGCGGCAAGGGCGCGGACAAGGTCTGCTCGGCGGTCGCCGCGAAGGTGAAGTCGATGCTCGCCGCCAACGCCGAGGCGAAGATCTCGCTCGAGTACGATCCGCCCAAGTGTTACGCGGACGTCGACGGCATGGCGAAGTGCCTGGACGCCTGTGGCTCGCCGATCGAGCCGGGCAAGCTCGAGGCGAGCTGCTCGGGCGGCGAGGTGAGCGGCTCGTGCGACGCGCAGTGCAAGGGCTCCTGCTCGGTCGAGGCGGGCGCGCAGTGCACGGGCTCGTGCAAGGCGACCTGCTCGGGCTCGTGCGAGGCCGGCTTCAAGGGCACCTGCGGCGGCAAGTGTGACGGCAAGTGCGACGGCAAGGACTCGAAGGGCGCCGCCTGCGCCGGCCGCTGCGAGGGCAAGTGCGACGCGAAGGCCGAGGGGACGTGCTCGGGGACGTGCTCGGGCTCCTGCTCGGGCTCGTGCGAGCTGAAGGCCCAGGCGAAGTGCTCGGGCACCTGCTCGGGCGGCTGCTCGGTCGCGTACAAGGAGCCGAAGTGCTCGGGTGACTTCAAGCCCCCCACGGTCGACGTCGAGTGCCAGCAGAGCTGCACGAACCGCGCGGCCGCGACGGCGAAGTGCGACCCGCCGAACGTCCGCGTCGTGGCGAACGGCAAGGTGAACACCGACGTGCAGAAGCTCGTCGGCGCGCTGAGCCGCAACATGCCCGCCATCATCAAGCTCTCCGCGGGCTCGGGCGCGAAGATC
Proteins encoded:
- a CDS encoding c-type cytochrome translates to MDTSTLGVPYYPTNDFGPLMKGLVIGGLGIFHVFLAQFAIGGGALMTYFEWLSGKGKLPSARRFTDGYFKVLVLVSFVVGALTGVGMWFTSIQTSPRTIGLMVDTFHWVWATEWTFFALEVIAGYCFYRYGKDLDSRSRLFLLGLYTTASWFSLFWINGILSWQLTPGAWLEGGDLWAGFFNPTFWPSLFFRTVAAMAIAALVAALVLSVSPTLEQDEKKELLHRAAHLLAPMALMPLLGAWYLFAMPKDSRSWVLGGSPAMSMFFGVGAGASLLVGLYAIVGLLWRRLNVNGATASLLVALGFAASAGGEFVREGARKPFTVRETLYSNAMTPAEIVTLREEGSVTRDPYPLRDDQVFPNDQVRLGAKVYRFQCSVCHTMGGVNGIVHLAGTWTGEQTRLNVAKLQHTKPFMPPFAGTPEELEALVRYIEWEAAERPSPFEVTNDAATLAQIKRWLDEAGTAPGYTTRPASVKK
- a CDS encoding SUMF1/EgtB/PvdO family nonheme iron enzyme, with the protein product MPGRWFVMVVLALALAGCKASSNEERRPAKPGPSASAAAPSAPLPEGGVGEASEIHERRADAGAPDAAVAGERPLHHATQEGLLALISIAPGKKWRKRDPGEFLRRYVGPDGPGQTNQGNPALARHVIGRAQCLEGLRGVTLQTEAQREMCGGHENMVPIYAGGDAAKARACIDVFEYPNRACELPMVWVPPAHAAALCELQGKRLCTQDEWVLACRGDPEGGAPSTYAYGSELDLDICNTNKPAAKWSDKPCDPRTIDTTWATCATNTEPAGSSPRCRSRFGVYDQHGNVAEAMTRFDPEEDKVVSQLKGSAFFYVDVARRLDEPPRREVYSDHCAHDPRWHVQPIRKAFHVNYHLGFRCCFTRGKGSGG
- a CDS encoding sigma-70 family RNA polymerase sigma factor encodes the protein MTRNSARTPLAQAQADLYKSTVRLLRRRLRRLGVSPEDAREIVQHAFEIALPRWHEVQDASEGRRRAWIERITWHLGQNFLRLARHEYEELGHRGLARARAPGSDLDERANAARLVDAALSIMLDEERALFVAYFLEDMTLDELAQHYGVSRGKLFHRLAALARAARIRIGSPPR
- a CDS encoding GNAT family N-acetyltransferase, whose protein sequence is MLPLRAIFRGPRVCLRAPRASDAPRIVEIRARSREFLRPWVPVPGPDEFDVTLARARIQRDRRDIRADRHYRFCMTLGEAGPVIGRVALSQVFRGIFQNAYLGYWIDVEHHGRGLTTEGVRLALDVAFREIGLHRVQAAIMPHNAASLGVARKCGFRQEGRAERYLQIAGQWQDHLLFAITAEDWVDLPR
- a CDS encoding glucokinase, with translation MMKKRGVSGSILVGDIGGTRTRLSLYDGRGKRLLLEAVLPSREHATFEEIARSFLGSADHPPPKVAVLGVAGPIRNRAATVTNLPWKLDEVKLARSLSLGRVVLVNDLAVAARGCLHLPADVVVPLGEARPTSKGRSVAVIAAGTGLGEAHLVWDGSRHLVLPTEGGHVDFAARDALEVELFQFLSKRFPDHVSYERVLSGDGLGALYDFFVARGGRETKATERRLSEGDRNATIAELGLSGASRAAAKAVDLFASIYGAEAGNLALKQLALGGVFVVGNIARHIVLGRRKQFLDGFRKKGRFAALMAEIPIAVVTDPLVGVRGALAMAKDLIEAV
- the pgl gene encoding 6-phosphogluconolactonase, with the translated sequence MTALPVGQALARIEAELASFWSSPDEQAGAPMTKVRSSTMSFVYVAAPSELERARETTDALVDTHPGRSFVLSIDEALAPLDVRYDVRAACRLDGGTTPICQDWIELSFGETAGERAGSVVAALALAEVPVVVEIGRDAPYELWSSLVPRADRIIVDSAHTSATEIEEIGQKTAAGCVGDREFVRTYQWRELVARFFDDAPSALLSIREVTVGRTPGGVTEPAAMFLGWLGSRLGWTFPEKADEARDRRGEAVRISLRDDPREGLPPGQITGIWIETSIEGEPLSLACVRDQDSPKQVAWTRRGARVSSHEHALGQRDEAWVLVKAIDAMEGDRVLEASVLLAAQWTRTARRTRVAETRYHVISFGPEYEASYVDSVAKALEGLIKGAVSKHGTARVALSGGSTPRPIHRRLAQMDLPLDRIDWFWVDERAVDVASERSNYGAAFADLGLDRAPPERVHRMEADDPDLAAAAARYEARLRRTFGVASAVAFDVLTVGIGDDGHTASLFPGMGSTTIDDRLVAAIPAQPHKGLEARLTLTAPVLCEALFVMGIARGKQKKKPLEAALRDGSEEEVPARVLLRARGKVTWFLHDVRLKL
- the zwf gene encoding glucose-6-phosphate dehydrogenase — its product is MSFSEDVAALENPLREGMPDERTVRPCTVVIFGASGDLTRRKLLPAIYNLALSRLLPGGFAAVGVARRPKPEFGREMREAVAKFSRRRPLDEATWCELEKGLAYVQGDFNDPATYERLAAELGRLEVERGMRQNRVFYLAVAPTEVPAIVRGLCDAKLIEPPSEAPDACYQRVVVEKPFGEDLASAHALNRQLLACLDERQIYRIDHYLGKETVQNLLVFRFGNTIFEPLWSRQHVSHVQITVAEELGVEGRGKFYDQTGITRDIVQNHALQLLTMVTMEPPSSWDADAVRDEKVKVLRALRPIRGREVLEKTVRAQYVAGAVRGDRVPGYREEPDVDPDSKTETYVAMSLRIDSFRWGGVPFYLRSGKRLAKRCAEVALHFKPLPHRLFRDAPAGLDGGPPPSIRRGEDEPNVLVVRIQPDEGIALRFATKVPGGGMAMRNVAMDFRYGTAFGSSTPEAYERLLLDAMRGDATLFTRADEVEAQWGFIDPILTGWREEDAPVATYEAGSWGPAEADRLLVPGDKWRKP
- a CDS encoding DUF433 domain-containing protein; translated protein: MADASLPRVRVPHPHVRCDARILAGSPHVEGSRVPVRRLWVWHRGGASVETLLRRYPNLGPARILDALSFAYDNQDLIDADLAREQALFEKQGGPSVGARPLAQLELPFDPDAAENTPPPKQPMLPGMSVSAPAPLPAPSVSAPTKPAASATKPARKR